A portion of the Deltaproteobacteria bacterium genome contains these proteins:
- a CDS encoding type II toxin-antitoxin system RelE/ParE family toxin, whose product MEIRLADSALADLNEIQDWYAGEGVPDVGLRLIRRIMERVESLAYHPDMGRIVPEFGQASLRELTNPPFRIIYRRDRDAVRIVRVWRGERLLRLPEDEDGTV is encoded by the coding sequence GTGGAGATTCGACTGGCCGATTCCGCCTTGGCCGACCTGAACGAGATCCAGGATTGGTACGCCGGCGAGGGCGTTCCGGACGTGGGCTTGCGCTTGATCCGAAGGATCATGGAACGTGTCGAGAGCCTGGCATATCACCCCGACATGGGGCGCATCGTACCCGAGTTCGGGCAGGCTTCGCTCAGAGAACTGACGAATCCGCCATTCAGGATCATCTATCGACGGGATCGGGACGCCGTGCGGATCGTTCGAGTGTGGCGTGGTGAACGCCTGTTGCGGCTGCCCGAAGACGAAGACGGAACGGTTTGA
- a CDS encoding type II toxin-antitoxin system prevent-host-death family antitoxin → MKFSQDIVPLTDLKSNPGRVVRHAAESHRPVLVTSRGRGVAVVQSVEEFEAADDERAFMRAVVEGLSDIEEGREVSLAEAKSRLGLK, encoded by the coding sequence GTGAAGTTCTCTCAAGACATCGTTCCCCTGACCGACCTGAAATCCAACCCCGGGCGCGTCGTGAGACATGCCGCGGAGTCTCACCGTCCCGTTCTCGTCACTAGTCGCGGGCGAGGCGTCGCAGTCGTCCAGTCCGTCGAAGAATTCGAGGCAGCCGACGATGAGCGCGCTTTCATGCGGGCGGTTGTCGAAGGGTTGTCGGATATCGAAGAAGGACGCGAGGTCTCGTTGGCGGAAGCGAAGTCCCGGCTCGGCCTCAAGTAG
- a CDS encoding TonB family protein, with protein sequence MNGHLLNGLRVCRRGLVLAWLLAAATLAHAQTGPAPGNGAAPDLEKQAYEKIVEARGNARAERYVEALGQLDEAVSLAEGAGSTLSLALALHNTAEVRLLKGEPLKALRDYYRVLGVYTELGHRSGAKLARDRIDMLSRLFTKPRTPPTPVAEAPAAAGSGDGTGPSPVEPPRTEETDRLVLIDQAVERIRRRQRGEETPELPPVEGVRVIRTEPREEPGNPRERAYVESLRRKIGGNARYPEYAKRTRQQGAVDVVFAVHGNGEVEGVKLSRSSGFIVLDVEALRNVRESAPFGPMPGSVAGDPVTVRLTLNYELPDTAGVAP encoded by the coding sequence ATGAACGGCCATCTGTTGAACGGACTGCGAGTGTGCCGCCGGGGGCTTGTGCTGGCGTGGCTCTTGGCCGCGGCGACCCTTGCGCACGCGCAGACCGGTCCGGCGCCCGGCAACGGCGCCGCGCCCGATCTCGAAAAGCAGGCATACGAAAAAATCGTCGAGGCGCGAGGGAATGCCCGCGCCGAACGCTACGTGGAAGCTCTGGGCCAGCTCGACGAGGCGGTGTCGCTGGCCGAGGGGGCGGGGAGCACCCTGTCCCTGGCCCTGGCGCTCCACAATACGGCGGAGGTGCGTCTGCTCAAGGGTGAGCCCCTGAAGGCATTGAGGGACTACTACCGCGTCCTGGGCGTCTACACCGAGCTCGGCCATCGATCCGGCGCCAAGCTGGCGCGAGATCGTATCGACATGCTGTCGCGCCTCTTCACGAAGCCGCGCACCCCGCCCACGCCCGTGGCCGAAGCGCCGGCCGCGGCCGGCTCCGGGGACGGGACCGGCCCATCGCCGGTGGAACCGCCGCGGACGGAAGAGACGGATCGGCTGGTGCTCATCGACCAGGCCGTGGAGCGGATCCGGCGGCGGCAACGGGGTGAGGAAACGCCCGAGCTTCCACCGGTCGAGGGCGTCCGCGTGATCCGGACCGAGCCCCGGGAAGAGCCGGGCAACCCGCGCGAGCGGGCCTACGTCGAGTCGCTGCGGCGGAAGATCGGCGGCAACGCGCGCTACCCGGAATACGCCAAGCGCACACGGCAGCAGGGCGCGGTGGACGTGGTCTTTGCCGTGCACGGGAACGGGGAGGTCGAAGGCGTCAAGCTGTCCAGGTCGTCGGGTTTCATCGTGCTGGACGTGGAGGCGTTGCGCAACGTTCGGGAATCCGCGCCCTTCGGCCCCATGCCCGGCAGCGTCGCCGGGGACCCCGTGACCGTGCGCCTGACGTTGAACTACGAGCTGCCGGATACCGCCGGCGTCGCGCCGTGA
- the proC gene encoding pyrroline-5-carboxylate reductase, producing MLQDRIGFIGAGKMGSAIIQGILRAGLVDRNRLAASDPIEALGKALVDETGVRFLQDNVELVNSSDIVILAVKPQVIDAVLQELAGTPLDGKLVVSIAAGVPLARIEGLLPEGTRVVRVMPNTPCLVGEAASAYAGGRWARSEDLDRVGQILSSVGLAVTVEEHHLDAVTALSGSGPAYVFLFIEALTAGGVQMGLGRDVALKLALQTVYGSAVMARESKEHLAELRDAVTSPAGTTAAGLFALEQGAFRATVMEAVLQAAERSEALGRGEH from the coding sequence ATGCTCCAGGACAGGATCGGTTTCATCGGCGCCGGCAAGATGGGCAGCGCCATCATCCAGGGAATCCTGCGCGCCGGTCTGGTGGACCGGAACCGGTTGGCCGCGAGCGATCCCATCGAGGCGTTGGGGAAGGCTCTGGTCGACGAAACAGGCGTCCGGTTCCTCCAGGACAACGTCGAGTTGGTGAACTCGTCGGACATCGTGATTCTCGCGGTCAAGCCCCAGGTCATCGACGCGGTGTTGCAGGAACTGGCCGGCACCCCGCTGGACGGCAAGCTGGTGGTGTCCATCGCGGCCGGAGTGCCGCTGGCGCGTATCGAGGGGCTTCTGCCCGAGGGCACGCGCGTGGTCCGGGTCATGCCCAATACGCCCTGTCTCGTGGGCGAGGCCGCCTCGGCGTACGCCGGGGGCCGCTGGGCGCGGAGCGAGGACCTCGATCGGGTGGGACAGATCCTTTCGAGCGTGGGGCTCGCGGTCACCGTGGAGGAGCATCATCTCGACGCCGTGACCGCCTTGAGCGGCAGCGGCCCCGCCTACGTCTTCCTGTTCATCGAGGCGCTCACCGCGGGCGGCGTGCAGATGGGACTCGGCCGGGACGTCGCCCTGAAGCTGGCGCTGCAAACCGTCTACGGCTCCGCCGTCATGGCACGGGAATCCAAGGAACACCTCGCCGAGTTGCGCGATGCCGTCACGTCGCCGGCCGGGACCACGGCCGCCGGCCTTTTCGCCCTGGAACAGGGCGCTTTTCGTGCCACCGTCATGGAGGCGGTGCTGCAGGCGGCGGAACGTTCGGAAGCCCTGGGGAGAGGCGAGCACTAG
- a CDS encoding cupin domain-containing protein, translating to MKYFFSKEDAEVVRIEGEAPRTLYPCVEPRTTGTHHFSMGLQQVDPHSEIPLHSHDDAEEILFVFGGRAMATVGDETTEIVPGSVVFIPPRTNHGFVNDHDEPLWITWTFSPQGFEGYIRGVAQGTVQLKTV from the coding sequence ATGAAGTATTTCTTCTCCAAGGAGGATGCCGAGGTCGTGCGCATCGAGGGAGAGGCTCCGCGCACGCTCTATCCCTGCGTCGAACCCCGCACGACCGGGACGCACCACTTCTCCATGGGCCTCCAGCAAGTCGATCCGCACAGCGAGATTCCCCTGCACTCCCACGACGACGCCGAAGAGATACTGTTCGTGTTCGGCGGTCGGGCGATGGCCACCGTGGGAGACGAGACCACGGAGATCGTCCCGGGCTCGGTCGTGTTCATTCCGCCCCGCACCAACCACGGGTTCGTCAACGACCATGATGAACCGCTGTGGATCACGTGGACCTTCTCGCCCCAGGGCTTTGAAGGCTATATTCGCGGCGTGGCCCAGGGCACGGTGCAGCTCAAGACCGTATAG
- a CDS encoding TraR/DksA family transcriptional regulator, with amino-acid sequence MRKDVLKKFRETLLDMKSQLLEDLPDRLKQEVESTKDEGRDTYDLASDERDREINMILNDRERTKLMAIEDALARLGEGSYGECEECGEDIGVGRLKVMPFTRLCVRCQEELERESRMMKNFDDDRTFRRLTTNDTEEESY; translated from the coding sequence ATGAGAAAAGACGTACTGAAGAAGTTCCGGGAGACCCTGCTCGACATGAAGAGCCAGCTCCTGGAAGACCTTCCCGACCGGCTCAAACAAGAAGTGGAAAGCACCAAGGACGAAGGGCGCGACACTTACGATCTCGCCAGTGACGAACGGGACCGCGAGATCAACATGATCCTCAACGACCGGGAGCGCACCAAGCTGATGGCCATCGAAGACGCGTTGGCCCGGCTGGGCGAGGGCTCCTATGGAGAGTGCGAGGAGTGCGGCGAGGATATCGGGGTGGGCCGGCTCAAGGTGATGCCGTTCACGCGGCTGTGCGTGCGCTGCCAGGAAGAGCTGGAACGGGAATCCCGGATGATGAAGAACTTTGACGACGACCGTACGTTCCGCCGCCTCACCACGAACGATACCGAGGAAGAGAGCTACTAG
- a CDS encoding outer membrane lipoprotein carrier protein LolA — MAVALGCAAILAALVPQAGARNAAEVVREVQRRYDSTRDYSAEFHQTTEYRTLNRSIEGRGSFYFSRPGKMLWRYEEPAGQFVLSDGRHLYFYQPAERQVIKTAVGGAFRSDLPLSFLLGIGKLQRDFRAELLESTADGHRLRLIPRRANAGLREIILTADAERYDIRRVRIEDEGGNLWTFGFENIRRGFALDPSVFRLKIPQGVDIVEFGS; from the coding sequence TTGGCGGTTGCGCTCGGATGCGCGGCGATCCTGGCGGCGCTTGTGCCCCAAGCCGGCGCACGGAATGCGGCGGAAGTGGTGCGGGAAGTGCAGCGGCGCTACGACTCCACGCGGGACTACAGCGCCGAGTTCCACCAGACCACCGAGTACCGCACGCTCAACCGGAGCATCGAGGGCAGAGGCAGCTTCTACTTCAGCCGGCCCGGGAAGATGCTCTGGCGCTACGAAGAGCCGGCGGGGCAGTTCGTCCTTTCCGACGGGCGCCATCTCTACTTCTACCAACCCGCCGAACGCCAGGTCATCAAGACGGCCGTGGGTGGGGCGTTTCGATCGGACCTGCCGTTGTCGTTCCTGCTGGGCATCGGCAAGCTGCAACGGGACTTTCGCGCCGAGTTGCTGGAAAGCACCGCCGACGGCCACCGGCTCAGGCTGATCCCCCGGCGGGCCAACGCCGGGCTCCGCGAGATCATCCTCACCGCCGACGCCGAGCGCTACGACATCCGCCGGGTGCGCATCGAGGACGAGGGCGGCAACCTGTGGACCTTCGGTTTCGAGAACATCCGCCGCGGGTTCGCCCTGGATCCCTCGGTATTCCGGCTGAAAATACCGCAAGGTGTCGATATCGTTGAGTTCGGCTCCTGA
- a CDS encoding DNA translocase FtsK 4TM domain-containing protein gives MENGTRINRELWGAVALVGACFAVLSLASYSPLDRSFNVPSGSQDTLNLGGVVGAYLADALLQGFGLTAYLVPLLLVWMALRLFRREPRRLRLLQLFGSGVLLWGVAILISLVHEVELARDGGGALGGFSRALLTEMFGYAGTCAITVFLFLLAGMLLSQTSMLNWWGRVAGAQGQLRSSMGAAAASARRLKPGREAPVNVKKEHKDFEPPPIILDEVIEQEAPEEPKARRKKAKAKPRPRREPEQFVFPELGNGYTLPPMAFLDSPPMDKAGVDKASLEANCLVLQRKLQDFGIEGEVLAARPGPVITVYEFRPAPGVMVRRIVGVADDLAMALSAVSIRILAPIPGESVVGIEVPNTRRETVVLREILEDPVYSDSGASLPLALGKDVSGAPFATDLARMPHLLVAGATGTGKSVSLNSMILSILYRATPDDVRFIMIDPKMLELTPYEGLPHLLTPVVTDPKEARAALFWAVQEMDRRYRLMRDKGARNIDNYNRILEKEPPRAPASADPAEEELGGRLDGREELVHVRMPRVVILIDELADLMMSVGRDIEEHITRLAQKARAAGIHMVLATQRPSVDVITGLIKANFPARVSFQVTSRIDSRTILDGQGAEQLLGNGDLLFLPPGTARLIRLHGPYVSNREIGKVTDFIKQQGRPEYRPDILEAAAEGGGDLGGLDDDYDEMYDQAVAVVTETRQASISMVQRRLRVGYNRAARMIEKMEREGVVGPAEGAKPREVLAPKIEE, from the coding sequence ATGGAGAACGGCACTCGAATCAATCGTGAACTGTGGGGCGCGGTGGCGCTGGTGGGCGCGTGCTTCGCGGTTCTGAGCCTCGCTTCCTACAGCCCCCTGGACCGTTCCTTCAACGTCCCGTCGGGTTCGCAGGATACCCTCAACCTTGGGGGCGTGGTGGGTGCCTACCTGGCGGATGCGCTGCTCCAGGGTTTCGGCCTCACCGCCTACCTGGTGCCGCTGCTGCTGGTGTGGATGGCCCTGCGCCTGTTTCGCCGAGAACCGCGCAGGTTGCGGCTCCTCCAGCTCTTCGGCAGCGGCGTGCTGCTATGGGGCGTGGCGATCCTGATCAGCCTCGTGCACGAGGTGGAGCTGGCGCGGGACGGCGGCGGCGCCCTGGGGGGCTTCTCGCGGGCGTTGCTCACGGAGATGTTCGGCTACGCCGGGACGTGTGCGATCACGGTGTTCCTGTTCTTGCTCGCGGGCATGCTGCTGTCCCAGACGTCCATGTTGAACTGGTGGGGTCGTGTCGCGGGTGCACAAGGCCAGCTTCGCTCTTCGATGGGCGCGGCCGCGGCTTCCGCGCGGCGGCTGAAACCGGGACGGGAGGCCCCCGTCAACGTCAAGAAGGAGCACAAGGACTTCGAGCCGCCGCCGATCATCCTTGACGAGGTCATCGAGCAGGAGGCGCCGGAGGAGCCCAAGGCACGCAGGAAGAAGGCCAAGGCCAAACCCAGGCCCAGGCGGGAGCCCGAACAGTTCGTCTTCCCGGAACTCGGCAACGGTTACACCTTGCCGCCGATGGCGTTCCTCGATTCGCCTCCCATGGACAAGGCCGGCGTGGACAAGGCCTCGCTGGAGGCCAATTGTCTCGTGCTGCAGCGGAAGCTTCAGGACTTCGGCATCGAGGGCGAGGTGCTGGCGGCGCGGCCCGGACCGGTCATCACGGTGTACGAGTTCCGCCCCGCTCCCGGCGTCATGGTGCGCCGCATCGTGGGCGTGGCGGACGACCTCGCCATGGCTCTGAGCGCGGTGAGCATCCGCATCCTGGCGCCGATCCCGGGCGAGTCCGTGGTCGGAATCGAGGTGCCCAACACCCGGCGGGAGACGGTCGTTCTGCGGGAGATCCTGGAAGACCCGGTCTACTCCGATTCCGGGGCGAGCCTGCCCCTGGCCTTGGGCAAGGATGTCTCCGGCGCTCCGTTCGCCACCGACCTCGCGCGCATGCCGCACCTGCTGGTGGCCGGCGCCACCGGCACGGGCAAGTCGGTGTCGCTCAATTCGATGATCCTGAGCATCCTCTATCGGGCCACGCCGGACGACGTGCGCTTCATCATGATCGACCCCAAGATGCTCGAGTTGACGCCGTACGAGGGTCTGCCCCACCTCCTGACGCCGGTGGTGACCGACCCCAAGGAGGCGCGCGCCGCCTTGTTCTGGGCGGTGCAGGAGATGGACCGGCGCTATCGCCTGATGCGCGACAAGGGCGCGCGCAACATCGACAACTACAACCGCATCCTGGAGAAGGAACCGCCGCGCGCCCCGGCGTCCGCCGACCCCGCCGAGGAGGAGTTGGGGGGACGCCTGGACGGGCGCGAGGAACTGGTGCACGTGCGCATGCCGCGGGTGGTGATCCTCATCGACGAGTTGGCGGATCTCATGATGTCCGTGGGACGGGATATCGAGGAGCACATCACGCGGCTGGCCCAGAAGGCCCGGGCCGCGGGGATCCACATGGTGCTGGCCACCCAGCGGCCCTCGGTGGACGTGATCACCGGACTCATCAAGGCCAACTTCCCCGCCAGGGTGTCCTTTCAGGTGACCTCGCGCATCGACTCGCGCACGATCCTGGACGGCCAGGGGGCGGAACAGCTCCTGGGCAACGGCGATCTGCTGTTCCTGCCGCCCGGCACCGCGCGCCTGATCCGGCTCCACGGCCCTTACGTCTCCAACCGGGAGATCGGCAAGGTCACGGACTTCATCAAGCAGCAGGGGAGGCCCGAGTACCGGCCGGACATCCTCGAGGCGGCCGCGGAAGGGGGCGGCGATCTCGGGGGCCTGGACGACGACTACGACGAGATGTACGACCAGGCGGTGGCGGTGGTCACCGAGACCCGGCAGGCCTCCATCTCCATGGTCCAGCGGCGCCTGAGGGTGGGCTACAACCGCGCCGCGCGCATGATCGAGAAGATGGAACGGGAGGGCGTGGTGGGACCGGCGGAGGGCGCCAAGCCGCGCGAGGTTCTGGCGCCGAAGATCGAGGAATGA